The sequence GCCCGCATCCAGTCTCCGGTGATCTGGATCGAATTCGACTGCGAGGGCCCCGGTCCCCTCGGAAAAGATGTGACGGGGTCCAGCCGTAACCACGTCCACTCCGACGTCCGGACCCCCAACGGAGGGGACTATGGCAAGTCACTGTTGGCCTTGCACCTTGCCTTGGACCACTAAGTGACTGTTTCAGATGTGGGTCTTGGTAGGGCATGCTGCTGAGGTGGCTGGCGATCGTGAGGCGTATCCCTCTGACCTCAGCGATGCGGAGTGGGAGCTCATCGAGCCGCTGCTACCCAAGCAGGGCCGGATGGGTAGACCGCGCCAAGACCTG is a genomic window of Kineococcus rhizosphaerae containing:
- a CDS encoding transposase; translated protein: MWVLVGHAAEVAGDREAYPSDLSDAEWELIEPLLPKQGRMGRPRQDL